The DNA window CTGGCCGCAATTGGCAAACACCGAGCGCATCGTGCCTTCGATCGCCTTGTCGAGATTGCAATCCGCGAACACCACGGCGGCGTTCTTGCCGCCGAGCTCGAGCGAGACGGGGCGCACGTGATTGGCCGCGGCCGTCATGATCGCGCGGCCGGTGGAGGTTTCCCCGGTGAAGGTGATGCCGTCCACGCCGGGATGCTGGGTCAGGAATTCGCCGGTGCTGCCGGGTCCGAAACCGTGCACGACGTTATAAACCCCGGGAGGCACGCCGGCCTCGTTCATGATCTCGCCGAGCAGTGTCGCGGTCGTCGGCGTCTCCTCGGACGGTTTCACCACGACGGTGTTGCCGCAGGCAAGCGCCGGCGCAACCTTCCACGTCATGAGCAGGAGCGGCAGATTCCACGGGCACACCACGGCGATGACGCCACGCGGAACGCGGATGGCGTAATTCAGCGCGCCCGCGCCATCGGGCGTCGCCATCCGAAAACTTTCCGTCGACAGCGTGAGCACTTGATCGGCGAATACGTTGAAATTGGCGGCTCCGCGCGGGATGTCGATATGCGAGGCCAGGGACACGGGCTTGCCGGTATCGAGAATCTCGGCCTTCAAGAACTCATCGAAGCGGCGCATGATGCCATCGGCAACCTTGCGCAGGATCGCAGAGCGTTCCTGTTCGCTCATACGGCCCCATGGACCCCTGAGCGCGCGTTGCGCCGCTTTGACCGCATCGTCGACCATCGCCGCATCGGCCTCCGCAACGAGATTGACCAACTCTCCGGTGGCCGGATTGCGATTCTCGAAGGTTGATTTGCCGGAGGCGACAAAACGGCCGTCGATGAAGTTGCGCAGGGGCGAGGCGGCGGCCTCGGTCTTCGTTGCTGTCAGTGCCATTTTTCAACTCTGGTAGGAAATTTTCAAAGACGCGGGGATCGCTGCTCAGCCGTCCGTTGCCGCGATCCGTTCGCCGCACGAGGCGGCTTGCAGTCGCTCGGGCAGGGTGGCTGCGTTTCAGGTGGTGAAATCATAATCAGCCCGTTTCATAAAATCTATTGATTTCATAAATACCATCGTGATCTAATAAAAGCTAGGCCGACGGAATGGGTCGGGCCGCGTCACCATCCACTTCTGCCCAGGCAAAGTTGCTCGAATGACCCATCCCGACACCGTCCTTTATCGCGGCCGGATCTACACGGTCGACGCCCGCGACACGGTGGCCGAAGCGGTCGCGATCCAAAATGGCCAGATTGTTGCGGTCGGTTCGTCGCAAGACATCCTTGCCCTTGCTGGTGCCGGCACGCGCCGGGTCGATCTCGAAGGCCGCGCGGTTATTCCCGGTTTCGTCGATGGCCATCCGCACATGGACGGCGTCGGCATTCGCTTTCTCAAGCCATCATTCGATGGTGTCAGGTCGATCGAGGAGGTGCTCGACGTCGTGCGCCGCGAGGTCGGCCAGCGCAAACCGGGTGAATGGATCATCTGCAATCCGGTCGCCAGCGAGCCGGAATTCTTTGCGTTTCCCGGCGTTTTGCGCGAAGGCCGCTGGCCCAATCGCTACGACCTCGACAGGGTATCGCCGGACAACCCTGTCTTCATCGAGCCATCGGGACTGGTCGCGCCGGGCATCGGCATCGCCAACAGTGCGGCGATCAAAATCGCGGGCATCACGGCATCGACCGAAACGCCTTCAGGCGTCGAGATCGACAAGGACAGCGCTGGTGAGCCGACTGGCATCTTTCGCGATTTTAATTTCCCGAAGATCATGCCTGACACCTACGGCACGATCCGCGGCAAGCGGGCGCTGTTTCCCATGATCCCGCCCATGGATCAGGACTACATGAACCGCGCCGTCGAGGCCGGCATGCACGCGTTCAATCGTGCCGGCGTCACCGCGATCTACGAAGGTCATGGCATCCCGCAGCCTCAGCAAAGGGCCTATACCGAGCTGTGGCAGCGCGGCAAGCTCTCTGTGCGTACCTATTTCGTGGTGGCGTTTCCGCAGCCTTATTTTCTCAACGTCGAGCAGGGCCAGGCCCTGATTGACGAGACAGCGCTCTACGCCGCAGGCCAAGGCTTCGGCGACGACCTGCTCCGTTTCGGCGGTCTCGGCTATTCCTTCGACAGCGCCACCGCGATCGGCGCGTGCCTGATGCGTGAACCCTATGTCGGTGCTCGCGGCTACGCCTGGACCGGCGTCCAGCATACGCCGGACGAGGCGTTTCTCGATGGCCTGTTCCGGGCGGCGCGCGCCAATCTGCGCGTCCAGGTGCAATGCGCCGGCGGGGGCGCCATCGACAAGGTGTTGTCGATGTTCGAGACCATCAACCGGGAGATCCCGATCCTGGGCAAGCGCTGGGCGATCGAGCACTGCCAGTTTCCCAGCACCGAGAATATGGCATCTTGCCGCCGTCTCGGCGTGGTCGCGACGACGACGACCAACTTCCTGTGGAACTACGACACGGTCTATCTGCGTTGCTTCGGCGAAGAGATGTCTGCCAATTCGGTTCCGCTTCGCGACTGGATCGACGCTGGCGTCATGATCGCGCAATCGACCGACGGCCGGCCGTTCGATCCGCTGTTTACGTTCTGGCAGAGCCTGGCCCGCAAAGGTGGCGTGACCGGCCATGTGTTCGGCCTGCCGCATCAGAAGATCACGCGGGCCGAGGCGCTCCGCCTGATGACCTGGAATGCGGCCTATGCCGCATTCTGGGAGCATCGCATCGGTTCGCTCGAGGTCGGTAAGCTTGCCGATCTCGCGATCCTGTCCGAAGACATCATGACGATCGACGAGGACCGTATTCCCGAGGCTAAGGTGATAACCACGCTGCTTGCCGGAAAACCGGTGCATGACATCGGCCTGTTCGGCAGCTGAAGGTTGCTCAGAGCCACCGGCACGAGAGGCGCGCGTTCGAGCGCGAGGGAAAGACAGGGAATGAAAGACTGGAGTATCTGGACGTTTCAGTACGCCGAAGGCCGGCTGCCGCTCGATTTCGTGCGCGGCACCCCGGTGGCAAGCAATCAAGGCCATATTGAAGTGCCGATGATCTTCTCGCTGCTGCAATCGAACGACGGTGAGCGTGTCCTGGTCGATACGGGCTTCAGCTCCGGTACCTCGATGACCGGTCCAGGCTTCAAGGATTTCGTGCGCAGCGACGAGGTGCTGCGGCGTCACGGCATCGACGCCGCCGGGATAGATACGCTGGTGCTGACTCATCTGCATTTCGATCATGCCGGAAATCTCGACGCTTTTCCCAACGCGCGCATCTTCGTGCAGCGCTACGAGTATGAAAGCTGGAAGAAAGTGCTTGCGGAATATGGTCGGGACGGGGTGACCAAGGACCGCTGGGTGTTCTCCTCGCTCGACGCCAACAATTTCGACTCACTGGACGCTGCAATTGCGCAAGGGCGCGTCACGCTTCTCGACGGCGACCATGTCTTGCGCAAAGGCGTGACATGCCGCCTGGCCAAGGACACGCATAGCTTCGGAATCCAGTGGCTCGAGGTCGAGACCAGCGTGGGCACCTACGCGCTCGCCGGCGATGTCTGCTATTCCTACTTCAGCGTTGAGCGGATGTGGCCGCCGGGCTATCTGCAGGGCAACGTCTGGAACCTGCTGCGCGAGATGGAGCGGGTCAAGAAAGTGGCGGGCGACGATCTGGCGCGGATGCTGCCCGGCCATGACATCGAGATTTTCACGCGTCATCCGTCTGGAAAATCGCACGACGTGCGCGTCGCGGAACTTCATCTCGCCGCCAGCCACCAGAGCCTGCTGGGATAGGTTCCGCTGCATCGGCGGTTCAGTGATGTGAGGTGACGCACATCGAACTGTCACCGGGCTTTACAGACGCCGCTGGCTACAAATCCGGTTAATAACCGTTTCGAGTCTTCCCCAATGCAACACGGCCGTAATCGAAGTTGCGGCCGTTGCTTTTTGCGGATCGGAAAGCAGAGGCCGGTGGTAAATCCGCCTTGCTCAATGCCACTTACTTGACGGCCTCCCACTTGCCGTCCTTGGCGACCAGCACCGTCGGCTTGAGCTGTGCGTCGCCGTCGGCGTCGAAGGACATCGGACCGGTGATGCCCGACAAGTCTTTCACATGCGCCAGACAATCCCTGATGCGCTCGCGGTCGGCAGCCAGATCTTCCGGCTTGTTGGTCACGCCCGACTTCTCGATGCAGTTCTTTGCAAGGAAGATCGTGTCGTACATCAGCGCTGCCGTGTTGCCGGGCGCCACCTTGGCGCGGTTCTGATATTCGGTTGCCCAGGCGTGTACTTTCGGATCCGGATCATCCGGCCAGAACGGATTTACCACGGTGGTGCCGTCGCCGGCCTTGCCGGAGATGTCGAGGAAGCGTGTCTCGGACATGCCGAGCGCGCCGACGATTGGCTGCGCCATGCCCTGTTTTCGGATTTCGCGGACGATATTGCCGCCTTCGTTATAAAGACCGGCGATCAGGATGCCCTCGGGATTGAGACCCTTGGCCTTGGTGACTTGCGCGGAATAGTCGATGTCGCCGGTCTGATAGGAAATATTGTCGAGAACGTTGACGCCCTTTTCCTTGAATTCGGCCGGGAACACCACCGTGCCGTCGACCTTGGTGAAGGCGTCCTTCACGTCGGTGAGGATCACCACCGATTTCACCGGGTTGCGCTTCAGCCAGGTATCAAGCAGGAAGCCGTTCATCTGGTCCGACGACAGTGCGTTACGGAAGGCCCACGGCCGGTTCTTTCCGGCGATGCCGGGCTTGGCCGACGACGCGGTGATGATCGGGATCTTGCCCTGCACGGCGATAGGGAATGCGACTTCGCACTCGGCGCTGAAGAATGGGCCGATGATTGCCAGCACCTTGTCGTTGAAGATCAGTTTGCGGGTGAGGGTGATCGCTTCAGCATTTTCACCGCGCGTATCATAGACGACGGCCTCGACCTTTTCGCCCTTGATGCCGGTTTTCTGGAGTTCTTCGAGCGCCATTTTCATGGCGATCTCCTGGTGCTGGCCGTACGAAGCGCCCTTGCCGGACAGCGGCATCAGCACGCCAATCTTGACGTCGGCGAACGCAGGGCGAACCGCGCCGTAGCCGAGCGTCACCGCGGCCAGCAAAGCCGCTCGATGGATCCACATCCGCCTTGATTTCTCAGCCTTCCGGGTGTCCATCGAAACTCCTTATCAAAGATAAAAAGTATATTATGAGAGCAATAATTTATTACAACGCCAATTTTTAATGTTCGAGTGCCTAAGCGTAAGGCAAGCCCGCGGCCGCGCAAAGCGGTCGTCGTCAAGCTGCGATCTCTTGATTTGTGAACCAGTATCCGCGGTCAGGCGACGCGGGCGTTGCTGCGCTTGGCCGCCGGCTTGTCCTTGGGACGGGCCACGGCTTTTTCTTTTTCTTTTTTGATCCGGGGTACGATTTTGGCGCCTTCGGCCTTTTCCATCATGCCACCGATCACGCGTGCGGCATGTTCGAAATGCTGCTTGAGAACCTTGCACGCGGCGGTATCGCGCGCCAAAGCCAATTCCATGATCTGCTTGTGCTCTTCGCCGATGGTCGGATCGATATCGGTGTAAACGACGAAGCGGCGCCGATAACGCTCGAGCTGATCATAGAGGATGTCGCAGAAATGCAGCAGCCAGGGCGAGCCGCAGCCGGACTCGAGAGCCTGATGGAACGCGCGGTTGCGTCGCTCCCATTCATCGTGGAACGTGCCGGGCTCGCGATGCACCTGGTTCTCCAGTTTGTTCAGCTGGTAATAGGCGGTAACAACGGCGTTCTCCCAATCGTCGCCGCCGGTGCGGATCGATCGCTCCAGCGACAGCACCGAAAAATTGATGCGCAGGTCAGCGATGTCGAGCAACTCCTCACGTGTCGCAGGCGCGACGAAGAATCCGCGCTGCCCTTCGGCGACCGCGAGACCCTCCAGTGCAACGCGCGACAATGCTTCGCGCACCGGACTTAGCCCGATGTTGTAACGCTCGCGCAGGGCGTCAGGTTGGAGCTTGTCGTTCGGAGCGAATTCGCCGCGAATAATATCGTCATGAATGCGCTGATACGCCTCATCGGCGAGCGTCTTCGGCGCGTCGATCTGACGACGAGGTGCCGGTCCCCAAAGAAGTTTGCTCTTGCTCATGCTATCATCTGTTCTCGGCGCAGAAATTTGTGAAATCGGCGCAATATTATGCCGAATACTATAGCACCCCCCGATTCTTGTCGCCCTGATTTTGAGCTATTTCCATCAAATACAGTGAGTTATCCGGTATTTCGTCGACTCTGTGGCGCCGCCGACCAGACCGCGGCGATCCGGCGGCGCTCGAGAACGTCACCGAACAAAAACTGGACATTCTTCAGCGTTGCCTCATGAAGAGGCAACGTATGCGACGCCACGCAATCGCTTGCCACGACGGCGTAGAAACCGCGACAGACCGCATCCCGCAAACTGCTTTCGACGCAGACGTTGGTTTGCACTCCCGCAAAAACCAGGGTCCTTACATCCCGCGCTCTGAGCTGCTGCTCCACATCGGTGCCAGCGAAGGCGCTGTAGGAATGTTTTTCGATCACCGGTTCGCCGGAATCGGGCGCGACGCCATAGAAATCAATGCCCCAACTTCCGGTGCCGCAGCAGATATCCGAACTTTTCTCTCTCTGCTTTACGAGCATGCCTTCAGGCAGACGATCCGGATCGTAATTGGCTTTAATCCAGAACACCGGCACGCCATGCTCGCGTGCTGCGCCGACCAGCGCCATGATCTCGGACGCTACCGCCCGACAGGGCGTCGCATCCTTGCCGACCACGGTCTCGACATAGCCCTTTTCGGCGCAGAAGTCGTTCTGCATGTCGATCACCATCACAGCCGAATGTGCGGGGCTAAGCCGCTTATCGACCGTATCCAGAAGCGTCTTGGTCATCGCTGTTTTCCTTAAGTCCTATCGAGAAAGCCCTGTCGATCGATTTCGGATGGTCAAACGACGGCAGCCACTTTGGCCGCAATCGCCTCGGCGACGATCTCGGCGTGTTCCGCCATCATCCGCTCGCCGAGTTCGCGGCTCGACGCCGCGGGATCGCCGAGATAGCCCTGCGGCGTTTTGCGGAGTGCGTGCTCGCCGCCCTTGCGCCATTCGGTCAGATCCTCGATGCCAAAATCGGTCGACTTCAGCGTCGGCAGCAATTCGTCCTTCACGAGATCGGGATAAACCGCCCACATCGACGACGTCTCGAACTCGCCGGCATGCACGTCGAAGTATTTGCTGTTGCGTTCGACCTCGGTCATGGTCGGTAAGACGCGTGGGCTCGCCGGGTCGATGCCGATGCGCTTGAAGAACGACGGGGCGCCGACGAAATGGGCACTCAGGCCGGACTCATCGGCTCCGCGGCAGACGCCGTCGAAGATCGTGCGGTTATGCAGCGCATCGCCATGGCCGGAAACGCAGAACAGCGTCGAGAAGCTGTCTTTCTTGAGGCTTTTGATCAGATCGACCATCAGCTCGATCATGACCTCGGGCCGCACCATGAAACTGCCCGGAAACAGTCCGCTGACCTGGTTCACTCCCCAGTAGAAGGGCGGCATGATGACGCTGGCCACGCCTTTCGACGCGAGAATCTTGCGCACGCGGCGCAACAATTCGGAGGGCATGTAAACGTCGGTGCCAAGTGGAAGATGTGGACCGTGCTGCTCGATGACGCCAAGGCCCCACAACACCACGGCGCGATCGGCCGCTGCCTTGGCGAGGTCCGGGAACGTCATGTTCGCGATCGTGTCCTGGAAAATGGAATGGGCTTCGGTCGATCGTGGTTCGCTCATGATACTGTCCTCACACTCCCAAATAGGCCTCGCGAACGCGCGCATCGCTCGCGAGATCGGCACCCTGCAGCACGACCTCGCCGTTCTCCAGCACGTAGGCCCGATCGGCGAGGTGAAGCGCTTGATTGGCGTTCTGTTCGACCAGCAGGATCGTCATGTTGTCCCTGGTCTTCAACTCGTGAACGAAATCGAGGATCTTGGCCGTGATCAGCGGTGCAAGGCCGAGCGACGGCTCGTCGAGCATCAGAAGGCGCGGCCGCGACATCAGCGCGCGGGCGATCACCAGCATTTGCTGTTCGCCACCGGACAGCGTGCCGGCGCGTTGCTTGAGACGATCGCGCAGAATCGGAAAGCGATCGAGCAGATGCTCCATGTCCTTGGCAATCTCATCATGATCGCTGCGAGCGTAGCCGCCCAGGATCAGGTTTTCCTGCACCGTCATCTGCTTCAGGGTCGAGCGGCCTTCGAGCACGAGCGCCAGTCCGCGGCGCATCACTTCCGCAGCCGGCAAGTTGGCGATGGTCTTCCCGTTGAACGCGATCGTGCCGCGACTGGCCGGCAACAATCCGGCGATGGTCTTGAGCAGGGTACTCTTGCCCGCTCCGTTAGGACCGATCAGCGCGACGATCTCGCCCTCGCCGATATTGATCGAGACGCCCTTGACGGCGGCGATCTTGCCGTAGCTGACATGCAGATTGTCGACCTCAAGCATCATGCCGCCGCCTCGGTCCCAAGGTAGGCGGCCAGTACTTCAGGATCGCGCTTGACGGCTTCGGGCGGGCCTTCGGCGATCTTGCGGCCGTAGTTCATCACCGAAATCACATCGGAGATTGCCATCACCAGGCTCATGTGATGCTCGGTGATCAGGATCGTGATGCCGTCATCGAGCAGCGATTTGAACAGCCTGGCGGCTTCTTGCACCTCGACGGGGTTCATGCCGGCGACCGGCTCGTCCAGCAACAGCAGCTTCGGATCGACCGCGAGCGCGCGGGCGATCTCCAGACGCCGCTGATCGGCCAGTGCCAGTTCGGTCGCCAGCACGTTACGCCGAGCCGAGAGGCCGACCCGCTCCAACAGCTCTTCGGCGCGGCGCCGCGTGGCCGCCTCGGTCGGCGTCGCAAGGCCCGGCACGCGTGCGAGAGCGGTGAGAAAGCCGCCGCGGGTACGGCTGAAGCGTCCAACCTCGACGTTTTCGAGCGCGGTCATGGACGGGAAAAGACGCACGCCCTGGAAGGTTCGCACGACGCCACGGCGCGCGATGCTGTCCGGGCGCGAGCCCGAGACATCGACGCCATCGATTATGATCTGACCTTCGGTCGGAGGCAGCACGCCGGTCATCAAATTGAACAGGGTCGTCTTGCCGGCGCCGTTGGGGCCGATGAGGGCGTGGATCGTGCCTCTTCGAATCGTGAGATCGACATTGGATACAGCGGAGTAACCGCCGAAGCGCCGCGTCAGGTTGCGCGTCTGGAGCACAGGTGTATCGGTGCTGCTCATCGGCGCACTCCCAAGAGGCCCCAGGGGCGGACGATCATGATGAGCACCAGCAGCGCGCCGAACACCGTCATGCGCCATTCCTGTGCGTCGCCGATCCGCAATAGTTCGGGCAGGACCGTGACGACGATCGCGCCGACGGCCGCGCCGATGAAATTGCCCATTCCGCCCAACACCACCATCATGAAAATTTCCGCCGAGCGTGCGTACGAAAACTGGCTCGGATCGATGAACGTGGCATAGTGCGCGAACAGGCCGCCCCCGATTCCCGCGACGAAGGCGCCGAGACCGAAGATCGAGACCTTGATCCTCG is part of the Bradyrhizobium canariense genome and encodes:
- a CDS encoding GntR family transcriptional regulator, translated to MSKSKLLWGPAPRRQIDAPKTLADEAYQRIHDDIIRGEFAPNDKLQPDALRERYNIGLSPVREALSRVALEGLAVAEGQRGFFVAPATREELLDIADLRINFSVLSLERSIRTGGDDWENAVVTAYYQLNKLENQVHREPGTFHDEWERRNRAFHQALESGCGSPWLLHFCDILYDQLERYRRRFVVYTDIDPTIGEEHKQIMELALARDTAACKVLKQHFEHAARVIGGMMEKAEGAKIVPRIKKEKEKAVARPKDKPAAKRSNARVA
- a CDS encoding creatininase family protein, whose protein sequence is MSEPRSTEAHSIFQDTIANMTFPDLAKAAADRAVVLWGLGVIEQHGPHLPLGTDVYMPSELLRRVRKILASKGVASVIMPPFYWGVNQVSGLFPGSFMVRPEVMIELMVDLIKSLKKDSFSTLFCVSGHGDALHNRTIFDGVCRGADESGLSAHFVGAPSFFKRIGIDPASPRVLPTMTEVERNSKYFDVHAGEFETSSMWAVYPDLVKDELLPTLKSTDFGIEDLTEWRKGGEHALRKTPQGYLGDPAASSRELGERMMAEHAEIVAEAIAAKVAAVV
- a CDS encoding 2-hydroxymuconic semialdehyde dehydrogenase, which produces MALTATKTEAAASPLRNFIDGRFVASGKSTFENRNPATGELVNLVAEADAAMVDDAVKAAQRALRGPWGRMSEQERSAILRKVADGIMRRFDEFLKAEILDTGKPVSLASHIDIPRGAANFNVFADQVLTLSTESFRMATPDGAGALNYAIRVPRGVIAVVCPWNLPLLLMTWKVAPALACGNTVVVKPSEETPTTATLLGEIMNEAGVPPGVYNVVHGFGPGSTGEFLTQHPGVDGITFTGETSTGRAIMTAAANHVRPVSLELGGKNAAVVFADCNLDKAIEGTMRSVFANCGQVCLGTERVYVERTLFDTFVDRLKSAAANLRMGDPFDRATTMGPLISQEHRKKVLSFYDKAKAEGANVVLGGAVPSLDARFHGGSFVQPTIWTGLPETSSVIRDEIFGPCCHITPFDSEEEAIALSNDSPYGLATSIWTENLTRAHRVAAQIEVGITWVNSWFLRDLRTPFGGSKQSGIGREGGVHSMEFYTELRNVCVKL
- a CDS encoding ABC transporter substrate-binding protein gives rise to the protein MDTRKAEKSRRMWIHRAALLAAVTLGYGAVRPAFADVKIGVLMPLSGKGASYGQHQEIAMKMALEELQKTGIKGEKVEAVVYDTRGENAEAITLTRKLIFNDKVLAIIGPFFSAECEVAFPIAVQGKIPIITASSAKPGIAGKNRPWAFRNALSSDQMNGFLLDTWLKRNPVKSVVILTDVKDAFTKVDGTVVFPAEFKEKGVNVLDNISYQTGDIDYSAQVTKAKGLNPEGILIAGLYNEGGNIVREIRKQGMAQPIVGALGMSETRFLDISGKAGDGTTVVNPFWPDDPDPKVHAWATEYQNRAKVAPGNTAALMYDTIFLAKNCIEKSGVTNKPEDLAADRERIRDCLAHVKDLSGITGPMSFDADGDAQLKPTVLVAKDGKWEAVK
- a CDS encoding N-acyl homoserine lactonase family protein, coding for MKDWSIWTFQYAEGRLPLDFVRGTPVASNQGHIEVPMIFSLLQSNDGERVLVDTGFSSGTSMTGPGFKDFVRSDEVLRRHGIDAAGIDTLVLTHLHFDHAGNLDAFPNARIFVQRYEYESWKKVLAEYGRDGVTKDRWVFSSLDANNFDSLDAAIAQGRVTLLDGDHVLRKGVTCRLAKDTHSFGIQWLEVETSVGTYALAGDVCYSYFSVERMWPPGYLQGNVWNLLREMERVKKVAGDDLARMLPGHDIEIFTRHPSGKSHDVRVAELHLAASHQSLLG
- a CDS encoding cysteine hydrolase family protein, encoding MTKTLLDTVDKRLSPAHSAVMVIDMQNDFCAEKGYVETVVGKDATPCRAVASEIMALVGAAREHGVPVFWIKANYDPDRLPEGMLVKQREKSSDICCGTGSWGIDFYGVAPDSGEPVIEKHSYSAFAGTDVEQQLRARDVRTLVFAGVQTNVCVESSLRDAVCRGFYAVVASDCVASHTLPLHEATLKNVQFLFGDVLERRRIAAVWSAAPQSRRNTG
- a CDS encoding ABC transporter ATP-binding protein translates to MMLEVDNLHVSYGKIAAVKGVSINIGEGEIVALIGPNGAGKSTLLKTIAGLLPASRGTIAFNGKTIANLPAAEVMRRGLALVLEGRSTLKQMTVQENLILGGYARSDHDEIAKDMEHLLDRFPILRDRLKQRAGTLSGGEQQMLVIARALMSRPRLLMLDEPSLGLAPLITAKILDFVHELKTRDNMTILLVEQNANQALHLADRAYVLENGEVVLQGADLASDARVREAYLGV
- a CDS encoding ABC transporter ATP-binding protein, with translation MSSTDTPVLQTRNLTRRFGGYSAVSNVDLTIRRGTIHALIGPNGAGKTTLFNLMTGVLPPTEGQIIIDGVDVSGSRPDSIARRGVVRTFQGVRLFPSMTALENVEVGRFSRTRGGFLTALARVPGLATPTEAATRRRAEELLERVGLSARRNVLATELALADQRRLEIARALAVDPKLLLLDEPVAGMNPVEVQEAARLFKSLLDDGITILITEHHMSLVMAISDVISVMNYGRKIAEGPPEAVKRDPEVLAAYLGTEAAA
- a CDS encoding amidohydrolase, whose translation is MTHPDTVLYRGRIYTVDARDTVAEAVAIQNGQIVAVGSSQDILALAGAGTRRVDLEGRAVIPGFVDGHPHMDGVGIRFLKPSFDGVRSIEEVLDVVRREVGQRKPGEWIICNPVASEPEFFAFPGVLREGRWPNRYDLDRVSPDNPVFIEPSGLVAPGIGIANSAAIKIAGITASTETPSGVEIDKDSAGEPTGIFRDFNFPKIMPDTYGTIRGKRALFPMIPPMDQDYMNRAVEAGMHAFNRAGVTAIYEGHGIPQPQQRAYTELWQRGKLSVRTYFVVAFPQPYFLNVEQGQALIDETALYAAGQGFGDDLLRFGGLGYSFDSATAIGACLMREPYVGARGYAWTGVQHTPDEAFLDGLFRAARANLRVQVQCAGGGAIDKVLSMFETINREIPILGKRWAIEHCQFPSTENMASCRRLGVVATTTTNFLWNYDTVYLRCFGEEMSANSVPLRDWIDAGVMIAQSTDGRPFDPLFTFWQSLARKGGVTGHVFGLPHQKITRAEALRLMTWNAAYAAFWEHRIGSLEVGKLADLAILSEDIMTIDEDRIPEAKVITTLLAGKPVHDIGLFGS